One window of Aspergillus oryzae RIB40 DNA, chromosome 3 genomic DNA carries:
- a CDS encoding sugar porter family MFS transporter (predicted transporter (major facilitator superfamily)), with product MGDAVAPNALADTTRVEAPVTFKTYMMCAFAAFGGIFFGYDSGYINGVMGMSYFIQEFEGLDPATTDSDHFVVSSWKKSLITSILSAGTFFGALIAGDLADWFGRRITIVSGCAIFIVGVVLQTASTTVALLVVGRLIAGFGVGFVSAIIILYMSEIAPRKVRGAIVSGYQFCITIGLMLASCVDYATQNRTDSGSYRIPIGIQIAWALILGGGLLMLPESPRYFVRKGQLDKASHVLARVRGQPEDSEYIKQELAEIVANNEYEMQAMPQGGYFTTWLNCFRGSLFHPNSNLRRTVLGTSLQMMQQWTGVNFVFYFGTTFFTSLGTISNPFLISMITTIVNVCSTPVSFYTMEKVGRRPLLLWGALGMVICQFIVAITGTVVGDKGGNNAAVSAEISFICIYIFFFASTWGPGAWVVIGEIFPLPIRSRGVALSTASNWLWNCIIAVITPYMVDQDKGDLKSKVFFIWGSLCACAFLYTYFLIPETKGLTLEQVDKMMEETTPRTSAKWKPHTTFAADMGLTEKDITDKVHVAHREV from the exons ATGGGTGACGCTGTAGCTCCAAACGCCCTCGCCGATACCACGCGAGTGGAGGCACCCGTCACCTTCAAGACGTATATGATGTGTGCCTTTGCAGCCTTTGGTGGTATCTTCTTCGGTTATGATTCCGGTTATATCAACGGTGTCATGGGCATGAGTTATTTCATCCAAGAATTTGAAGGCTTG GATCCTGCCACCACCGACTCGGATCATTTCGTTGTCTCATCGTGGAAGAAATCCTTGATCACATCCATCTTGTCGGCAGGTACATTCTTCGGTGCTTTGATTGCTGGTGATCTTGCGGACTGGTTTGGACGTCGCATCACCATCGTCTCCGGTTGTGCTATCTTCATCGTTGGTGTCGTTTTGCAGACCGCATCAACCACCGTAGCTCTTCTCGTAGTGGGACGTTTGATTGCGGGATTCGGTGTCGGTTTTGTGTCGGCCATCATTATCCTGTACATGTCAGAGATTGCTCCTCGCAAGGTCCGCGGTGCCATTGTGTCGGGTTACCAGTTCTGTATCACCATTGGTCTGATGCTGGCTTCTTGTGTCGACTATGCCACTCAGAATCGCACTGACTCCGGTTCCTATCGCATTCCAATTGGCATTCAGATTGCTTGGGCCCTCATCCTCGGTGGGGGGTTGCTCATGCTACCTGAATCGCCCCGTTATTTCGTCAGAAAGGGCCAGCTCGACAAGGCGTCCCATGTCCTCGCTCGTGTCCGTGGCCAGCCCGAGGATTCGGAGTATATCAAGCAGGAGCTAGCAGAGATCGTTGCCAACAACGAATACGAGATGCAAGCGATGCCCCAGGGTGGCTACTTCACCACCTGGCTGAACTGCTTCCGTGGAAGTCTGTTCCACCCCAACAGCAACCTCCGCCGTACCGTCCTAGGTACTTCTCTTCAGATGATGCAGCA ATGGACCGGTGTCAACTTCGTGTTCTACTTCGGTACCACGTTCTTCACCTCC CTCGGAACAATTTCGAATCCCTTCCTGATTAGCATGATCACcaccatcgtcaatgttTGCTCGACTCCCGTCTCATTCTAcaccatggagaaggttggACGTCGTCCCCTGCTGTTGTGGGGTGCTCTGGGCATGGTTATCTGCCAGTTTATTGTCGCCATTACCGGTACCGTCGTCGGTGACAAGGGCGGCAACAACGCTGCGGTCAGCGCGGAGATCTCTTTCATCTGCATttacatcttcttcttcgccagcaCCTGGGGTCCTGGCGCCTGGGTTGTCATCGGCGAGATCTTCCCTCTGCCCATTCGTTCGCGCGGTGTGGCTCTGTCCACTGCGTCTAACTGGCTTTGGAACTGC ATCATCGCCGTCATCACTCCATACATGGTTGACCAGGACAAGGGCGATCTCAAGTCCAAGGTGTTCTTCATCTGGGGATCCCTCTGCGCCTGCGCCTTCCTCTACACCTACTTCCTCATCCCCGAGACCAAGGGACTCACCCTCGAGCAGGTCgacaagatgatggaggagacCACGCCACGGACCTCTGCCAAGTGGAAGCCTCACACCACCTTCGCCGCCGACATGGGACTCACCGAGAAGGACATCACCGACAAAGTCCACGTCGCCCACCGGGAAGTCTAA